From Legionella adelaidensis, one genomic window encodes:
- the lnt gene encoding apolipoprotein N-acyltransferase — translation MQLKYSTAFRAVIPFFLAGLIVPLGFAPFHFPGLSILGVGILFYLLQSPTLKFNFLSGFLFGFAYFGLGVSWVYVSIRVYGHIHPLLSFFITLLFIFLQSFYIGLVTLFFRKIYRNIPFLFSCVVFSAIWCLGEFLRATILSGFPWLLLGFSQIETPLRFMIPVVGIYGVSFLACLTATFFVGGVQKGRSHKYIYTLAALFILLGPALLNKSWTTVASEPQKIGIIQANLSMRDKWDETIFWRLLKTYSRKIQELIADNDIIVLPESAFPVPPSYIADFLDELDKQAKQLDTSVLIGIPQAANMAETAYFNTMIALGNAEGTYLKQHLVPFGEYIPLIFQRLNDWLGLPSSNMQPGKSHQKPILVKERPIASLICYELAYPSLLRKQLPDAQWIASISDDGWFGHSFAMYQQLQMAQALSLQTGRYQVLANNDGLSSVINDKGEIVASLPAFKSKTLQASLYPAFGSTPWVYYGDGPVLLSCCFIIGLAVFSSYKFLSFTNQKFTLNGVRGPVTRLSEPRS, via the coding sequence ATGCAATTAAAATATTCGACTGCTTTTAGGGCGGTGATTCCTTTTTTTTTAGCAGGTCTTATTGTTCCTCTCGGTTTTGCACCTTTTCACTTCCCGGGATTAAGTATCCTCGGGGTAGGCATATTATTTTATTTATTACAAAGCCCTACTTTAAAATTTAATTTTTTATCGGGCTTTCTATTTGGATTCGCTTATTTTGGCTTAGGTGTTTCCTGGGTATATGTGAGCATTCGGGTTTATGGGCACATTCACCCGCTCCTCTCCTTTTTTATTACTCTCTTATTTATCTTTCTACAGTCATTTTATATTGGACTTGTCACACTTTTTTTCAGGAAAATATACAGAAACATCCCTTTTTTATTTTCCTGTGTTGTTTTTAGTGCAATATGGTGCCTGGGAGAATTTCTCCGAGCAACTATTCTAAGCGGTTTTCCATGGCTTTTACTTGGGTTTAGTCAAATCGAAACGCCTTTACGCTTTATGATTCCCGTTGTGGGAATTTATGGTGTGAGCTTTTTGGCCTGCTTAACTGCTACTTTTTTCGTTGGGGGAGTGCAAAAAGGACGTTCCCATAAATATATTTATACCCTCGCAGCCCTCTTTATTTTACTTGGCCCTGCCTTACTAAATAAATCCTGGACAACGGTAGCCTCAGAGCCACAAAAAATCGGTATTATCCAGGCAAATTTATCTATGCGTGATAAATGGGATGAAACGATTTTTTGGAGGTTATTAAAAACCTACAGCCGAAAAATTCAAGAATTAATCGCCGACAATGATATTATCGTGTTGCCAGAATCGGCATTCCCCGTCCCCCCAAGCTACATTGCCGACTTTCTTGATGAATTAGATAAACAAGCCAAACAGCTTGATACCAGTGTGCTAATAGGAATCCCACAGGCTGCTAATATGGCAGAGACAGCCTATTTTAATACCATGATTGCATTAGGGAATGCAGAAGGAACCTATTTGAAACAGCATTTAGTACCTTTTGGCGAATATATCCCTTTAATCTTTCAACGGCTGAATGATTGGTTAGGTTTACCATCTTCCAATATGCAACCAGGTAAATCCCATCAAAAGCCCATTCTGGTTAAGGAGCGGCCTATTGCTTCTTTAATTTGTTATGAGCTCGCTTATCCTTCCTTGTTACGCAAGCAACTTCCTGATGCGCAGTGGATCGCATCTATTAGTGATGATGGCTGGTTTGGGCATTCCTTTGCTATGTACCAACAATTGCAAATGGCACAAGCTTTATCATTACAAACGGGACGATACCAGGTATTAGCAAATAACGACGGGCTCTCTTCCGTGATAAATGATAAAGGAGAAATCGTCGCCTCTTTACCTGCTTTTAAGTCGAAAACTCTGCAAGCGTCTCTTTATCCTGCTTTTGGCTCTACCCCCTGGGTTTATTATGGGGATGGCCCCGTCCTTCTTAGCTGCTGTTTTATAATAGGCCTCGCAGTTTTTTCTAGCTATAAATTTTTAAGCTTCACCAACCAAAAATTTACGCTTAATGGCGTGCGCGGCCCAGTTACTCGGCTATCTGAACCGCGATCGTGA
- a CDS encoding saccharopine dehydrogenase family protein, with protein sequence MYNVLITGAGKIGSLIACLLTRSKEYNVHLADINFEGTDVKHLLTAMPDIKTVALDVKDQVAMQTYLQKHEIVAVVSCLPYFLNSYVAKAAKAGRAHYFDLTEDTSVTKVVKELAENAKTAFVPQCGLAPGFVSIVANTLLQEFDECHYAKLRVGALPQRTSNALQYSLTWSTEGLINEYGNPCHAIEGGTDTLVKPLEDLEAIQIEGCAFEAFNTSGGLGSLAELYRDKINTLNYKTMRYPGHCEKIRFLMNDLKLNEDRSILKTILERAIPKTYQDIVIIYVATGGIKQEELREHSYIKKIYPQKIEGIKWSAIQISTASGVCSVLDLILSQEDKYQGLILQESFTLNELLKNRFAQYFA encoded by the coding sequence ATGTACAATGTTTTAATCACTGGCGCAGGGAAAATAGGCAGTTTAATTGCCTGTCTATTAACACGCTCCAAAGAATATAACGTGCATTTGGCTGATATCAATTTTGAAGGCACAGACGTCAAACATCTTTTAACAGCCATGCCCGATATTAAAACAGTGGCATTAGATGTCAAAGATCAAGTTGCCATGCAAACCTACCTCCAAAAACATGAAATTGTAGCGGTAGTTTCCTGCTTGCCTTATTTCCTAAATTCGTACGTGGCTAAAGCTGCAAAAGCAGGAAGAGCGCATTATTTTGACCTGACCGAAGATACCTCTGTTACCAAGGTTGTCAAAGAATTAGCTGAAAATGCCAAGACGGCTTTCGTACCCCAATGCGGTCTGGCGCCCGGGTTTGTTAGTATTGTGGCAAATACATTGTTGCAAGAATTTGATGAGTGCCATTATGCCAAGCTGCGGGTTGGGGCTTTACCCCAGCGTACTAGCAATGCTTTACAGTACTCTTTAACATGGTCTACAGAAGGATTGATCAATGAATATGGTAATCCCTGCCATGCTATCGAAGGTGGTACGGATACGCTAGTAAAACCTCTAGAAGACTTGGAAGCCATACAAATAGAAGGCTGCGCATTTGAAGCATTTAATACCTCTGGCGGGCTAGGAAGCCTTGCAGAGTTATACCGCGATAAAATTAATACCCTAAATTATAAGACCATGCGCTATCCTGGCCACTGTGAAAAAATCCGGTTTTTAATGAATGATCTAAAATTAAATGAAGATCGCAGCATTTTAAAGACTATCCTTGAGCGTGCTATTCCAAAAACTTACCAGGATATTGTAATAATTTACGTCGCAACCGGAGGTATAAAACAAGAGGAGCTACGGGAACATAGTTATATCAAAAAAATCTACCCTCAAAAAATTGAAGGGATTAAATGGTCTGCTATCCAAATTAGCACCGCTTCAGGCGTTTGCTCGGTATTGGATTTAATTTTAAGCCAAGAAGACAAATACCAAGGCTTAATTTTACAAGAGTCGTTTACGTTGAACGAATTACTAAAAAACCGCTTTGCTCAGTATTTTGCCTAG